In the genome of Triticum urartu cultivar G1812 chromosome 5, Tu2.1, whole genome shotgun sequence, one region contains:
- the LOC125508991 gene encoding uncharacterized protein LOC125508991, which yields MPSDAALSPAPTGRNNGGKMQKLLKSAFKRGDSPAQAAGEEPELSPSASRGSGSGSGRTSSGRRVARGDDVGDRSSRESIELDAEGSKNDKMLAALRDWKIASAYETFPWEKKMKELLPVPESSRFLSLLLLPKATDGTHTRYNTLDDTLARADAWLASSRASGVPVELASVQTEALLTKISGETAVSTVNMGSLSDLANMSNVSLYGFEDYHGVDIGVVRAVRLWYAPSGPGGEMAVEIALRQGDTRLGFAISRTEEGFIYVSSVADESTPGVASTRSGLLELHRAARRAGRLLVVSRVGGEKVLPWMVSTAGDVRCYDTVSLSQKLSLHRHALRPITLHFLTWDEGALALPPPPAPPLLMLSSEGDDEEIDGDGPEIAAGKGGKGSSFRFQNIGLPDSWL from the exons ATGCCCAGCGACGCCGCCCTCTCGCCGGCGCCGACCGGCAGGAACAACGGCGGCAAGATGCAGAAGCTGCTAAAGTCGGCCTTCAAGCGCGGCGACTCCCCGGCCCAGGCGGCCGGGGAGGAGCCGGAGCTCAGCCCGTCCGCGTCCAGGGGTTCTGGCTCGGGCAGCGGGCGGACGTCGTCGGGGAGGCGTGTCGCCCGAGGCGACGACGTCGGCGACCGGTCCAGCCGCGAGAGCATCGAGCTCGACGCTGAAG GTTCCAAGAACGACAAGATGCTGGCGGCGCTGCGGGACTGGAAGATCGCGTCGGCGTACGAGACGTTCCCGTGGGAGAAGAAGATGAAGGAGCTGCTGCCGGTGCCGGAGTCGAGCCGGTTCctgtcgctgctgctgctgcccaAGGCCACGGACGGCACCCACACCCGCTACAACACGCTCGACGACACCCTCGCCCGCGCCGACGCCTGGCTCGCCTCGTCCCGCGCCTCCGGCGTCCCCGTCGAGCTCGCCAGCGTCCAGACGGAGGCGCTGCTCACCAAGATCTCCGGCGAGACGGCGGTGTCCACGGTGAACATGGGGTCCCTGTCCGACCTGGCCAACATGTCCAACGTCAGCCTGTACGGGTTCGAGGACTACCACGGCGTGGACATCGGCGTGGTGCGCGCGGTGCGGCTGTGGTACGCGCCGTCGGGCCCCGGCGGCGAGATGGCGGTGGAGATCGCGCTGCGGCAGGGGGACACCAGGCTCGGCTTCGCCATCAGCCGGACCGAGGAGGGGTTCATCTACGTGTCGTCGGTGGCGGACGAGAGCACGCCGGGCGTGGCGTCGACGCGGTCGGGGCTGCTCGAGCTGCAccgggcggcgaggcgggcggGCAGGCTGCTGGTGGTGTCGAGGGTGGGAGGGGAGAAGGTGCTGCCGTGGATGGTCTCCACCGCCGGCGACGTCAGGTGCTACGACACCGTGTCGCTGAGCCAGAAGCTTTCGCTGCACCGCCACGCGCTCCGCCCCATCACGCTGCACTTCCTCACGTGGGACGAGGGCGCCCTCGCCCTGcccccgccgccggcgccgccgctgCTCATGCTGTCGTCCGAAGGCGACGACGAGGAGATCGATGGCGACGGGCCGGAGATCGCGGCCGGCAAGGGGGGCAAGGGCTCGTCCTTTAGGTTCCAGAACATCGGACTCCCGGATAGCTGGCTGTGA
- the LOC125508992 gene encoding dirigent protein 2-like, producing MACFKLNPTSVALAAAVAVILAVAAPRPAAGASAHLHVYMHDVMGDSAMMVVRGPRGNFGNTVVMDDVLTEGTSASSAAVGRAQGQYVVASSKGGFELMVTMNVVLTSGAYAGSSVTVMGRDDTGVAVRELAVVGGTGQFRMAKGYVLWKTVRPDLLELDIYVNP from the coding sequence ATGGCTTGCTTCAAGCTCAACCCCACGTCCGTCGCGCTCGCCGCAGCCGTCGCCGTCATCCTGGCGGTGGCGGCGCCGCGGCCGGCGGCCGGGGCGTCGGCGCACCTGCACGTGTACATGCACGACGTGATGGGCGACAGCGCGATGATGGTGGTGCGCGGCCCGCGGGGCAACTTCGGCAACACGGTGGTGATGGACGACGTGCTGACGGAGGGCACGTCGGCGTCGTCGGCCGCCGTGGGGCGCGCGCAGGGGCAGTACGTCGTCGCCTCCTCCAAGGGCGGGTTCGAGCTGATGGTGACCATGAACGTGGTGCTCACGTCGGGGGCCTACGCGGGGAGCTCGGTGACGGTGATGGGCCGCGACGACACCGGCGTGGCGGTGCGCGAGCTGGCCGTGGTCGGCGGCACGGGGCAGTTCCGGATGGCGAAGGGCTACGTGCTGTGGAAGACCGTCCGCCCCGACCTGCTGGAGCTCGACATCTACGTCAACCCATGA